A region from the Schistocerca serialis cubense isolate TAMUIC-IGC-003099 chromosome 1, iqSchSeri2.2, whole genome shotgun sequence genome encodes:
- the LOC126418002 gene encoding 60S ribosomal protein L24, with product MKIGLCAYSGYKIYPGHGKTMVKTDGKTFTFLNAKCESSHLMKRNPRKVTWTVLYRRKHKKGQEEEQTKKRTRRTQKFHRAIVGASLTDIMAKRNMKPEIRKAQREQAIRAAKEQKKAVKAAKKQAALPKAKPVPKQKASKITQKSAPRVGGKR from the exons ATGAA GATCGGACTGTGTGCCTACAGTGGGTATAAAATATACCCTGGCCATGGGAAAACCATGGTCAAGACAGACGGAAAG ACTTTTACTTTTCTTAATGCGAAATGTGAATCTTCACATTTGATGAAAAGGAATCCCAGGAAGGTGACATGGACGGTGTTATACAG GCGGAAGCACAAGAAAGGTCAGGAAGAGGAACAGACCAAAAAGCGAACCCGTCGCACCCAGAAATTTCACAGAGCTATTGTTGGTGCATCTCTTACTGACATCATGGCAAAAAGGAATATGAAGCCTGAAATTAGGAAAGCACAGCGAGAGCAGGCTATCAG GGCTGCTAAGGAGCAGAAAAAAGCTGTCAAAGCAGCAAAGAAGCAGGCTGCACTTCCTAAG GCGAAACCTGTGCCGAAGCAGAAGGCATCAAAAATAACACAGAAAAGTGCACCACGAGTGGGTGGTAAACGTTGA